A window of Microcystis aeruginosa FD4 contains these coding sequences:
- the pheA gene encoding prephenate dehydratase has translation MTVKIAYLGPVGTYSETAALAYANSLPPQPRQLIPYPSIALALRSVVQNQADLAVVPVENSTEGSVVMTLDALWQLPGLQIQQELVLPISHALLSPKQSLTEIKTVYSHPQALAQCQKWLENNLPTVPITPTNSTTEAIQILDREANSAAIASPRAAKLYHVPILIQPINDYPDNCTRFWVMALTSHPQGERMSLAFQVLDQPGALVKPLEVFAKRQLNLSRIESRPTKRSLGEYIFFIDLEINLDQQHLIAETLEELTNYTDAIEVFGAYQVVNLPVESLEEL, from the coding sequence ATGACTGTAAAGATCGCTTATCTGGGGCCAGTGGGAACCTATTCAGAAACAGCCGCTTTAGCCTATGCTAATAGTTTACCACCCCAGCCTCGTCAATTAATACCCTATCCTAGCATTGCCCTGGCCTTGCGATCAGTTGTCCAAAATCAGGCCGATTTAGCAGTGGTTCCGGTGGAAAATTCCACCGAAGGAAGTGTGGTAATGACTCTTGATGCTTTATGGCAATTACCCGGGTTACAGATTCAACAAGAATTAGTTTTACCGATTTCCCATGCACTTCTATCTCCTAAGCAATCGCTAACAGAAATTAAAACTGTTTATTCCCATCCCCAAGCTTTAGCCCAATGTCAAAAATGGCTAGAAAACAATTTACCTACCGTGCCGATTACTCCCACCAATTCTACCACAGAAGCGATTCAAATTCTCGATCGAGAGGCTAATTCGGCCGCTATTGCTTCTCCCCGGGCGGCAAAACTCTATCATGTACCAATATTAATACAACCAATTAATGATTATCCCGATAATTGTACCCGTTTTTGGGTAATGGCTTTAACTTCCCATCCCCAAGGTGAGCGAATGTCCCTCGCTTTTCAAGTTTTAGATCAACCCGGTGCTTTAGTGAAACCCTTAGAAGTTTTTGCCAAACGTCAGCTTAATTTATCTCGAATCGAATCGCGACCAACTAAACGATCTTTAGGGGAATACATATTTTTTATCGATCTAGAAATTAATCTGGATCAACAGCACTTAATCGCGGAAACTTTAGAAGAATTAACCAATTATACCGATGCGATCGAGGTTTTTGGTGCTTATCAGGTGGTTAATTTACCTGTAGAAAGTTTAGAGGAA